In one Saccharibacillus brassicae genomic region, the following are encoded:
- a CDS encoding PilZ domain-containing protein produces MAGNRRKAPFRYVLDKPIEFELYIVSLNFTSAPKKPVFAQMHDISRSGCLVSLPLEIPVGKNRIRVALDFVLNEQPLHFEGLLKWNKEEEGRHYYGVEMEVPDEEKDRLQLELRGLAGANRIRVM; encoded by the coding sequence ATGGCCGGCAATCGCAGAAAAGCGCCGTTTCGTTATGTATTGGACAAGCCGATCGAGTTCGAATTGTATATCGTCAGCCTGAATTTCACGTCCGCGCCGAAAAAGCCGGTCTTCGCGCAGATGCACGATATCAGCCGCTCGGGCTGCCTCGTCTCGCTGCCGCTGGAAATTCCCGTCGGAAAAAATCGGATTCGCGTCGCGCTCGATTTCGTGCTGAACGAGCAGCCGCTGCATTTCGAAGGACTGTTGAAATGGAACAAGGAAGAAGAAGGACGTCATTACTACGGGGTAGAAATGGAAGTGCCGGACGAAGAAAAAGATCGATTGCAGTTGGAACTGCGGGGACTGGCGGGGGCGAACCGGATTCGGGTGATGTAA